A region from the Pararge aegeria chromosome Z, ilParAegt1.1, whole genome shotgun sequence genome encodes:
- the LOC120636314 gene encoding uncharacterized protein LOC120636314 codes for MFLRIKILPEDQDALRFLWRDTPKDKLKVCAMTSLIFGANCSPFIAQFIKNKNAQRYESSKPAAVKAILQQHYMDDYIDSVDSIETARQLIKEVTFIHGQGGFEIRNWTSNFKEVLSYIPTEALGPTAVRFDIEQHSERTLGLMWFPKQDTLGFDVSFKRIPTNIVAGEKIPTKREMLRVIMSIFDVFGFLSPFTIRGKIILQETWQSGIGWDESLTDELYIKWTEWLKSLKGISQISIPRHYLAAARASEMEDVPSALNSGGSGVYDKLALHVFSDASTKAMCAVAYWRWERNDKIYVAFIASKCKVAPIKQSLSVPRLELQAAVLAARLADTIVTQHKIKPRNKYFWSDSTTVLHWIRNDARNYQTFVAHRLGEIDELTCSSEWRYVPTRLNTADAATREECDMAILEGAWLYGPSFLCCNEADWPEDLLISNSTVQNVTEYVATIGKITLCLPACPDPERFSSWIRLLKSTCMVLAFVDKLCRKRTGEVDGAMTDRAEKLLMRYAQAQSFVEDLEQLKKGKSLDRKSNLLTVSPFLDEQGVLRVGGRIDAAPGIARDMKHPIILDGRHPTARLIIMHYHKKFAHGNHETVINEIKQRFWILRLRPTVKNIVSKCVLCRIRKARPQQPRMGDLPEARLAHHQRPFTYCGLDLFGPMKIAVGRRHQIRYGVLFTCMTVRAIHIELVQTLTTDSLIMALRRMASQRGWPSNLLSDNGSNLRGADNELKKAMHELDQDILKKEAVNYGTTWTFIPPLSPHWGGAWERLIRSVKTSLKAILKERVPREEVLITLMAEVEQIVNSRPLTHVSVEPATTEAITPNHFLLGTSSNLPLLGAFDDSDLFLRKQWRISQLLADQFWRRWVKEVLPQMLPRKKWHHESQPLQIGDLVVIVDPNMPRGVWPRGIIEAVLPGRDGRVRVVDVRTKSGLLRRPAVRVAILPVGEEC; via the coding sequence ATGTTCCTCAGAATAAAAATCCTACCTGAAGACCAAGATGCTTTACGATTTTTATGGCGAGATACCCCTAAGGATAAATTAAAAGTCTGCGCCATGACATCTTTAATCTTTGGCGCTAACTGTTCACCGTTCATCgctcaatttattaaaaataagaacgcACAGAGGTATGAATCATCGAAGCCAGCCGCAGTAAAAGCCATCCTGCAGCAGCACTATATGGACGACTATATCGACAGCGTTGATAGCATAGAAACAGCGAGGCAGTTAATAAAGGAGGTTACTTTCATTCACGGACAAGGCGGATTCGAAATAAGAAACTGGACAAGCAACTTCAAAGAAGTTTTAAGTTACATTCCAACCGAAGCCTTAGGACCTACTGCTGTAAGGTTCGATATTGAACAGCATTCAGAACGCACTTTAGGTCTTATGTGGTTTCCTAAACAAGATACCTTAGGATTTGACGTATCATTCAAGCGTATTCCTACCAACATAGTCGCGGGTGAAAAAATACCTACAAAGAGAGAAATGCTACGAGTTATTATGTCAATATTCGATGTGTTTGGGTTCTTATCACCATTCACTATTAGAGGAAAAATAATTCTACAAGAAACATGGCAATCCGGAATTGGCTGGGATGAATCACTTACGGATGAACTTTATATTAAGTGGACCGAATGGCTTAAATCGCTAAAAGGTATCAGTCAAATATCTATACCACGTCATTATCTCGCGGCAGCACGGGCGAGCGAGATGGAAGACGTACCTAGTGCACTGAACAGCGGGGGCAGCGGTGTTTACGATAAACTCGCATTACATGTTTTTAGCGACGCGTCAACAAAGGCGATGTGCGCCGTCGCATACTGGCGCTGGGAAAGGAATGATAAAATATACGTTGCTTTCATCGCGAGTAAATGTAAGGTGGCGCCGATAAAACAATCACTATCGGTACCACGGCTTGAACTTCAGGCTGCAGTTTTGGCCGCTAGATTGGCGGACACTATAGTtacacaacataaaataaaaccacgaaataaatacttttggAGTGACTCAACTACTGTACTGCATTGGATAAGAAACGACGCTCGGAATTACCAAACGTTCGTAGCGCATCGATTAGGGGAGATTGATGAACTTACCTGTTCAAGCGAATGGCGTTATGTGCCTACCAGGCTGAACACAGCAGACGCTGCCACTAGGGAAGAATGCGACATGGCTATATTAGAAGGCGCATGGCTGTACGGCCCTAGTTTTCTATGTTGCAACGAAGCTGATTGGCCTGAAGACCTGCTAATATCTAATTCGACTGTTCAAAATGTCACTGAATATGTAGCTACGATAGGGAAAATTACACTATGCTTACCTGCCTGTCCTGATCCTGAGAGGTTTTCTTCGTGGATTCGCCTTTTGAAATCTACATGCATGGTGTTGGCGTTTGTGGATAAGCTATGCAGGAAGCGTACCGGTGAAGTGGACGGTGCAATGACAGACCGCGCGGAGAAGTTATTGATGCGGTACGCACAGGCTCAGTCATTTGTTGAAGACCTGGAACAGCTGAAAAAAGGAAAATCATTAGATAGGAAAAGTAATTTACTTACCGTATCACCGTTCCTCGACGAGCAGGGTGTCCTCCGGGTGGGAGGCCGCATCGATGCTGCGCCTGGAATAGCAAGAGATATGAAGCATCCAATAATCTTAGATGGACGTCATCCCACAGCAAGGCTTATCATAATGCATTACCATAAAAAATTCGCCCATGGAAATCACGAAActgtaataaatgaaataaagcaaCGATTTTGGATATTGCGCCTTCGCCCAACGGTCAAAAATATAGTATCAAAATGCGTGCTATGCCGAATCCGCAAGGCGCGGCCGCAACAGCCAAGGATGGGAGACTTACCGGAGGCGAGGCTAGCACACCATCAACGACCCTTTACCTATTGTGGGTTGGACCTCTTTGGTCCTATGAAAATAGCTGTCGGACGACGGCATCAAATAAGATATGGCGTGCTATTTACATGCATGACTGTAAGGGCTATTCATATAGAACTGGTGCAAACACTTACCACGGACTCCCTAATAATGGCCCTTAGAAGAATGGCGTCGCAACGTGGCTGGCCGTCAAATTTGCTATCCGATAATGGATCTAACCTGAGAGGCGCAGATAATGAATTGAAGAAGGCGATGCATGAGTTGGACCAGGACATACTGAAAAAGGAGGCCGTGAATTACGGCACCACGTGGACTTTTATACCGCCGTTGAGTCCCCACTGGGGTGGGGCCTGGGAACGCCTGATTAGAAGCGTGAAAACGTCGCTCAAGGCGATCCTCAAAGAAAGAGTTCCAAGAGAGGAAGTCTTGATCACTCTGATGGCAGAGGTCGAACAGATAGTCAACAGTCGACCTCTCACTCACGTCTCTGTTGAGCCTGCTACCACAGAGGCGATTACCCCTAACCATTTTCTTTTAGGTACTTCCTCGAACCTTCCATTGCTCGGGGCATTTGATGACTCCGACTTGTTCCTGAGGAAGCAGTGGCGCATCTCACAGCTCCTGGCTGACCAGTTCTGGCGTCGCTGGGTGAAAGAAGTCCTACCACAGATGCTACCACGGAAGAAATGGCATCACGAATCCCAACCACTACAGATCGGCGACTTAGTCGTCATCGTCGATCCCAATATGCCGCGAGGCGTCTGGCCCCGAGGCATCATCGAGGCGGTGCTGCCAGGAAGGGACGGGCGCGTGCGAGTGGTGGACGTGCGGACGAAGTCGGGGCTGCTAAGGAGGCCTGCAGTACGCGTCGCAATCCTACCTGTTGGAGAAGAGTGCTGA
- the LOC120636318 gene encoding uncharacterized protein LOC120636318 translates to MLLQSESNTDAGMKCRFCYSGPKHNLPDCKVFKKALRKDRWRHVKRYGICYKCLSPTKHDRDICPAPACDKNNCGQAHHRLLHYEKSSTGNDNTTGLHESSEREPTTEAQQVTHIKENNRQVLLKVVTVQIHGPIGTVTTAALLDDGSTVTLMNSELAARVGLRRHRKTMRVRGAWDTNELECDSEIVNFTASNKDGQLFTLTAHSVSDLNLPAQDTSNLGISRYGHISQIKNQLNLEYYKPQLLIGQDNYHVLLPLQVLEGKPGEPFATLTPLGWCLHGCTRTQSINCLLHSTLLLSSNHCGLDTEKEDLLREIHEEVRRSFAIDSLGVTAKPRGNSDDLRAQAHLEKTCKLIQGRWYVGLPWRDSNAKMPNSFTYAMSRLKGIEKKVKADVGYASRYKERIEHLFQNNYAKQVVDISWSPRTWYLPHFGVDNPNKKKLRLVFDAAAKFQNVSLNDYLLKGPDLLVSLLNIE, encoded by the coding sequence aTGTTATTACAAAGCGAATCTAACACGGACGCGGGTATGAAATGTCGGTTTTGCTACAGCGGGCCGAAACACAATCTACCGGATTGCAAAGTATTCAAAAAGGCACTACGAAAGGATCGGTGGCGTCACGTAAAGCGGTACggtatatgttataaatgtctgTCACCCACGAAGCACGACAGGGATATTTGCCCGGCGCCTGCTTGTGATAAAAACAATTGCGGGCAGGCTCATCACCGATTGTTACATTATGAGAAGAGCAGTACGGGAAATGATAACACTACGGGCCTACACGAGTCTTCTGAACGCGAACCCACTACCGAAGCACAACAAGTAACGcacattaaagaaaacaatcGCCAGGTACTATTAAAGGTTGTAACGGTACAAATACACGGACCGATTGGAACTGTAACAACTGCCGCGTTGCTCGACGACGGGTCAACTGTAACGCTAATGAACTCGGAACTAGCCGCAAGAGTGGGGCTACGCAGACATAGAAAAACTATGCGTGTGCGCGGCGCATGGGACACTAATGAGCTAGAATGCGACAGCGAGATCGTAAATTTCACTGCATCCAACAAAGACGGCCAGCTATTTACACTTACGGCGCATAGCGTTAGCGATCTGAATTTACCTGCTCAAGATACCTCTAATTTAGGTATTTCTCGATATGGACAtatttctcaaattaaaaatcaacttaATCTTGAATATTATAAGCCACAGCTGCTAATAGGGCAAGATAATTATCACGTATTATTACCATTACAAGTTCTAGAAGGCAAACCAGGGGAACCGTTTGCTACTCTTACTCCACTAGGATGGTGCCTCCATGGTTGTACCAGAACACAATCCATCAATTGTTTGTTGCATTCTACTCTGCTTCTCAGCTCCAACCACTGTGGCCTAGACACAGAAAAAGAAGACCTACTCCGTGAGATACATGAAGAGGTCCGACGTTCCTTCGCTATAGACTCCTTGGGGGTCACCGCTAAACCACGAGGGAACTCTGATGACCTACGCGCTCAAGCGCACCTGGAGAAAACGTGTAAATTAATACAGGGAAGGTGGTATGTTGGTCTGCCGTGGAGAGACAGCAATGCAAAGATGCCTAACTCGTTTACGTACGCCATGTCAAGGTTGAAGGGGATAGAGAAGAAAGTGAAAGCTGACGTAGGATATGCTTCACGATACAAGGAAAGAATcgaacatttatttcaaaacaactACGCAAAACAAGTAGTAGACATATCTTGGAGTCCTAGAACCTGGTACTTACCACATTTTGGAGTCGATaatcctaataaaaaaaaattgcgattaGTTTTCGACGCTGCGGCTAAGTTTCAAAATGTTAGCCTTAATGATTACCTTTTAAAGGGCCCGGACCTGCTCGTttcactgctgaacatagaATAG